Proteins encoded within one genomic window of Amycolatopsis nigrescens CSC17Ta-90:
- a CDS encoding pentapeptide repeat-containing protein, with product MADPDRRPAWKSPLFATTALSLLLLVAVTGWLLTDKATNRSEALKTGGLAGGAVVALYALWLNDRRRQVEERRQAVEQDRYELESSRAEHDRLRVADERFARAVELLGHEADQVRVGALHALAGLAESRPGYTQTVLDVLCSYLRRPFEHARYQDKDATDTAEVENELTVRLSAQRLINDLLPAAHSEAPSYDLDLTGASLEYLDLNGRKIGTLTMRQARLRSRSNLSECEITGQAWFTDVTTGSGRLAGKFRCRDTTFGQRAWFSGTTFGWRADFENTRFLGEASFKDAVFENEVLFKGARFQDELDLRRTQFKGNADLRFEEPPGTVHLQNTFVAPGRTLQWPGTWQVEISPEGRVRMQ from the coding sequence GTGGCTGATCCCGATCGACGACCCGCCTGGAAATCGCCGCTGTTCGCGACCACCGCGCTGTCGCTGCTGCTGCTCGTCGCGGTCACCGGCTGGCTGCTGACCGACAAGGCGACCAACCGGAGCGAAGCGCTGAAGACCGGCGGGCTGGCCGGCGGCGCGGTGGTCGCGCTGTACGCGCTCTGGCTCAACGACCGGCGCCGCCAGGTGGAAGAGCGCCGTCAGGCCGTCGAGCAGGACCGCTACGAACTGGAGAGCAGCAGGGCCGAGCACGACCGGCTGCGGGTGGCCGACGAACGGTTCGCGCGGGCGGTGGAGCTGCTCGGGCACGAGGCGGACCAGGTGCGGGTCGGCGCCCTGCACGCGCTGGCCGGGCTCGCGGAAAGCCGTCCCGGTTACACCCAGACCGTGCTCGACGTGCTCTGCTCCTACCTGCGGCGGCCGTTCGAGCACGCGCGGTACCAGGACAAGGACGCGACCGACACGGCCGAGGTGGAGAACGAGCTGACGGTACGGCTGAGCGCGCAGCGGCTGATCAACGACCTGCTGCCGGCGGCGCACAGCGAGGCGCCGAGCTACGACCTCGACCTGACCGGCGCCTCATTGGAGTACCTCGACCTGAACGGCCGCAAGATCGGCACCCTGACCATGCGGCAGGCGAGGCTGCGCAGCCGGAGCAACCTCTCCGAGTGCGAGATCACCGGGCAGGCCTGGTTCACCGACGTGACCACCGGCAGCGGGCGGCTGGCCGGCAAGTTCCGCTGCCGGGACACCACCTTCGGTCAGCGGGCCTGGTTCAGCGGCACCACCTTCGGCTGGCGGGCGGACTTCGAGAACACCCGTTTCCTCGGCGAAGCGAGCTTCAAGGACGCGGTGTTCGAGAACGAGGTGCTGTTCAAGGGGGCGCGTTTTCAGGACGAGCTCGACCTGCGCCGCACCCAGTTCAAGGGCAACGCCGACCTGCGCTTCGAGGAACCGCCGGGCACGGTGCACCTGCAGAACACCTTCGTCGCCCCCGGCCGCACCCTGCAGTGGCCCGGCACCTGGCAGGTCGAGATCTCCCCCGAGGGCCGCGTCCGGATGCAGTGA
- a CDS encoding GNAT family N-acetyltransferase: MDSSTIVKTASPEDLPGIGEIYAHYVEHSVATFELSPPDEREWAGRMADVLDAGLPFLVAEHDGRVAGYAYCAPWKPRPAYRGTVENSIYLAPWAIGRGLGGLLLDELLSACGQAGVREVIAVVAVDPDGADPASRGLHERRGFVSAGRLRAVGHKHGRRLDTLLLQRSLAV, translated from the coding sequence GTGGACAGTTCTACTATAGTGAAAACGGCCAGCCCGGAAGACCTGCCCGGCATCGGCGAAATCTATGCGCACTACGTCGAGCACAGCGTCGCCACCTTCGAACTGAGCCCGCCGGACGAGCGGGAATGGGCGGGCCGGATGGCCGACGTGCTCGACGCCGGGCTGCCGTTCCTGGTCGCCGAGCACGACGGGCGGGTCGCCGGCTACGCCTACTGCGCACCGTGGAAGCCAAGGCCCGCCTACCGCGGGACCGTGGAGAACTCGATCTACCTGGCGCCATGGGCGATCGGCAGGGGACTCGGCGGCCTGCTGCTGGACGAGTTGCTGAGCGCCTGCGGGCAGGCCGGGGTGCGGGAAGTGATCGCGGTGGTGGCCGTCGATCCGGACGGCGCCGACCCGGCGTCGCGCGGCCTGCACGAGCGCCGCGGGTTCGTCTCCGCCGGGCGGCTGCGGGCGGTCGGCCACAAGCACGGCCGCCGGCTGGACACCTTGCTGCTGCAACGGAGTTTGGCCGTTTAG
- a CDS encoding helix-turn-helix domain-containing protein, with amino-acid sequence MELRVLGARIQSLRAERGLTLQELADRSAVSVSMLSSVERGAKAPTVVVLDRIAVGLGLRLAQLVDDPEDGRIVLRRADEQDLVHEPGGWQRTILTPVVPGVNFEWIRSTLPPGCDAGSFGAYASGSHVFVAMEEGLLALTVGDRVLELTPGDSVYFAADVSHGYANPGRVQCRYSVAALIMRRRQLPASPGVMVKSEMQ; translated from the coding sequence ATGGAGCTGCGGGTGCTGGGCGCGCGAATTCAGTCACTGCGTGCCGAACGGGGGCTCACCCTGCAGGAGCTCGCGGACCGCTCGGCGGTCAGCGTGAGCATGTTGTCCTCGGTGGAACGCGGTGCGAAGGCACCGACCGTGGTGGTGCTGGACCGGATCGCCGTCGGCCTCGGCCTCCGGCTCGCGCAGCTGGTCGACGATCCGGAGGACGGCAGGATCGTGCTGCGCCGGGCCGACGAGCAGGACCTGGTGCACGAGCCGGGCGGCTGGCAGCGCACCATCCTCACCCCGGTGGTGCCCGGGGTGAACTTCGAATGGATCCGCAGCACGCTGCCGCCCGGCTGCGACGCCGGCAGCTTCGGTGCCTACGCGTCCGGGTCCCATGTGTTCGTGGCCATGGAGGAAGGGCTGCTCGCGCTCACCGTCGGCGACCGGGTGCTCGAGCTGACGCCGGGCGACTCGGTCTACTTCGCCGCCGACGTGTCGCACGGCTATGCCAACCCCGGCCGCGTCCAGTGCCGCTATTCGGTGGCCGCGCTGATCATGCGACGACGTCAGTTGCCGGCTTCACCTGGGGTGATGGTGAAAAGCGAAATGCAGTAG
- a CDS encoding lysozyme produces MSSARRSRRRALASVIAAASVSVLLLGTLTPAGATPNVDTVPQTIDGVPVADYVAQHDHELGSQIRRVEGDQSTPDSKYQALQPQGLNSDGFQAMATVPGIDVSGHQQNVDWNYWWGQGKRFAYVKATESTSYKNPYFAQQYNGSYNVGMIRGAYHFALPDKTSGAAQANYFVDNGGGWSRDGKTLPGALDMEYNPYGATCYGKSKSGMTAWIKDFSDTYHARTSRWPVIYTSTSWWSQCVDGDFSATSPLWVARYASSVGTLPHAWGFHTIWQYSSSPIDQNSFNGAFDRLQALANG; encoded by the coding sequence ATGTCTTCTGCACGAAGAAGCCGGCGGCGCGCTTTGGCCTCGGTCATCGCCGCCGCCTCGGTCAGTGTGCTCCTGCTCGGCACGCTGACCCCGGCCGGCGCAACCCCGAATGTGGACACGGTCCCGCAGACCATCGACGGCGTGCCCGTCGCTGACTACGTGGCTCAGCACGATCACGAACTCGGTTCCCAGATCCGCCGGGTGGAGGGCGACCAGTCCACCCCGGACAGCAAGTACCAGGCGCTGCAGCCGCAGGGCCTCAACTCCGACGGTTTCCAGGCCATGGCCACGGTGCCCGGCATCGACGTCAGCGGTCACCAGCAGAACGTGGACTGGAACTACTGGTGGGGCCAGGGCAAGCGGTTTGCCTACGTCAAGGCGACCGAGTCCACCAGCTACAAGAACCCGTACTTCGCCCAGCAGTACAACGGCTCCTACAACGTCGGCATGATCCGCGGCGCATACCACTTCGCGCTGCCGGACAAGACGAGCGGCGCCGCGCAGGCGAACTACTTCGTGGACAACGGCGGCGGCTGGTCCAGGGACGGCAAGACCCTGCCCGGCGCGCTGGACATGGAGTACAACCCCTACGGCGCCACCTGCTACGGCAAGTCCAAGAGCGGCATGACCGCGTGGATCAAGGACTTCAGCGACACCTACCACGCCCGCACCAGCCGCTGGCCGGTCATCTACACCAGCACCAGCTGGTGGAGCCAGTGCGTCGACGGTGACTTCAGCGCGACCAGCCCGCTTTGGGTGGCGCGATACGCCTCCAGCGTCGGCACGCTGCCGCACGCCTGGGGTTTCCACACCATCTGGCAGTACAGCTCGAGCCCGATCGACCAGAACTCGTTCAACGGTGCGTTCGACCGGCTGCAGGCGCTGGCCAACGGCTAG
- a CDS encoding lysozyme has protein sequence MRRWLAVIATGALLTTGLTDTAVGADYRLAADNFAGSQIAAHEGVHGLPPAERYNEADQTLGHDVSGWQGAVDWPAAAGAGAKFVYVKATEGTGYVNPQFAQQYDGSRGAGLIRGSYHFARPDVSGGAAQADYFIDHGGGWTSDGRTLPGALDVEYNPYGDACYAMDPARMTGWIKDFAARYLARTGRSSLIYTSTSWWKRCTGNAGGFGNTNPLWLARYAPQIGELPAGWEKQSIWQFANAGTLPGDQNYYNGPMGRVEALARG, from the coding sequence ATGCGCAGGTGGCTCGCGGTCATCGCGACCGGCGCGCTGCTCACCACCGGCCTGACGGACACCGCGGTCGGTGCCGACTACCGGCTGGCCGCGGACAACTTCGCCGGCTCGCAGATCGCGGCGCACGAAGGCGTGCACGGCCTGCCCCCGGCAGAGCGGTACAACGAGGCCGATCAGACGCTCGGGCACGACGTCAGCGGCTGGCAGGGCGCGGTGGACTGGCCGGCCGCGGCCGGTGCCGGCGCGAAGTTCGTCTACGTCAAGGCGACCGAGGGCACCGGGTATGTCAACCCGCAGTTCGCCCAGCAGTACGACGGCTCGCGAGGCGCCGGGCTGATCCGCGGCTCGTACCACTTCGCCAGGCCGGACGTCTCCGGCGGCGCGGCACAGGCCGACTACTTCATCGACCACGGTGGCGGCTGGACCTCCGACGGCCGCACCCTGCCCGGCGCGCTGGACGTCGAGTACAACCCGTACGGCGACGCCTGCTACGCCATGGACCCGGCCAGGATGACCGGTTGGATCAAGGACTTCGCCGCCAGGTACCTGGCCCGCACCGGCCGCAGCTCGCTGATCTACACCAGCACCAGCTGGTGGAAGCGGTGCACCGGCAACGCCGGCGGGTTCGGCAACACCAACCCGCTCTGGCTGGCGCGCTACGCACCGCAAATCGGCGAACTGCCGGCGGGCTGGGAGAAACAGAGCATCTGGCAGTTCGCGAACGCCGGCACGCTGCCCGGCGACCAGAACTACTACAACGGCCCGATGGGCCGCGTCGAAGCCCTGGCCAGGGGCTGA
- a CDS encoding type VII secretion system-associated protein: MAQRDEADRLVPNPPKAAKSGKPDITEEMRANARANPNSWLYVIDEAFDPNGPVPSWAVVGAYPVNAAGKVVEDFHPNDRYRPSPKALGFPEPGNELEHLLQLVRTKHRPAEDLPNVVLNATLWVYAMSPIQRTVIGFHNTDGRVMVPAYTSKSLVPKEWPHARAVLGRDMALLLGGHPVAINPHDLVTAVVPAEHLLKAITEEPR; encoded by the coding sequence ATGGCGCAGCGGGACGAGGCCGACCGACTGGTACCCAACCCCCCGAAAGCGGCCAAGTCCGGCAAGCCGGATATCACCGAGGAGATGCGGGCCAACGCGCGGGCGAACCCGAACAGCTGGCTCTACGTCATCGACGAGGCGTTCGACCCGAACGGGCCGGTGCCCTCCTGGGCGGTGGTCGGCGCCTACCCGGTGAACGCGGCCGGCAAGGTGGTGGAGGACTTCCACCCGAACGACCGCTACCGCCCGTCCCCGAAGGCGCTCGGCTTCCCGGAGCCCGGCAACGAGCTCGAGCACCTGCTCCAGCTGGTGCGCACCAAGCACCGCCCGGCCGAGGACCTGCCCAACGTCGTGCTGAACGCCACGCTCTGGGTCTACGCCATGTCGCCGATACAGCGCACGGTGATCGGCTTCCACAACACCGACGGCCGGGTGATGGTGCCGGCGTACACGTCGAAGTCGCTGGTGCCGAAGGAGTGGCCGCACGCCCGCGCGGTGCTCGGCCGCGACATGGCGCTGCTGCTCGGCGGCCATCCGGTGGCGATCAACCCGCACGACCTGGTCACCGCCGTGGTACCGGCGGAGCACCTGCTGAAGGCCATCACCGAAGAGCCCCGGTAG
- a CDS encoding sterol carrier family protein → MATPRSVDPGELLAAVRAVSGWLSGDEPRPARPELAKAVRLSLRTLAADAPGRSVEVRVPPFAAVQCVEGLRHTRGTPPNVIETDPRTWLELATGRLQWTDAVQAGRVTASGTRADLAHWLPLLRL, encoded by the coding sequence ATGGCGACTCCGCGTTCGGTCGACCCCGGTGAGTTACTCGCCGCGGTGCGGGCGGTTTCCGGTTGGCTGAGCGGAGACGAGCCGCGGCCGGCAAGGCCGGAGCTGGCCAAGGCGGTCCGGCTGAGCCTGCGCACCCTGGCCGCGGACGCGCCCGGCCGCAGCGTCGAGGTGCGGGTGCCGCCGTTCGCCGCGGTGCAGTGCGTCGAGGGGCTCCGGCACACCAGGGGCACTCCGCCGAACGTGATCGAGACCGATCCGCGGACCTGGCTGGAGCTGGCCACTGGACGTCTACAGTGGACAGACGCGGTGCAGGCCGGCCGGGTCACCGCATCCGGGACCCGGGCCGACCTCGCGCACTGGCTGCCGCTGCTCCGGCTTTGA
- a CDS encoding SAM-dependent methyltransferase, with product MPAGAAAHTDRPAPVGVDPTRASIARVYDAFLNGKDNYEIDREVLRGVQKAAPEAAELATENRGFLIRACRFLASQTGITQYLDCGSGLPTAENTHQVVQRIQPDSRVVYVDNDPVVLAHGRALLEENDQTHFVSADIFSPEEILENETVRKHIDFSEPLALLQLGTLHHYDGSPTPAEIMATYIDALPSGSYVALSHFIDPQNEHSTVARKMEEMFLHSPMGSGYFRTKEEIAAMFPGLDLVDPGLALCADWWPDGPRIKPLNQVQFCIAGAVGRKP from the coding sequence ATGCCTGCCGGTGCAGCTGCACATACCGATCGCCCAGCCCCTGTCGGCGTCGACCCCACGAGGGCCAGCATCGCGAGGGTCTACGACGCGTTCCTCAACGGCAAGGACAACTACGAGATCGACCGTGAAGTGCTGCGTGGCGTGCAGAAGGCGGCGCCCGAGGCGGCCGAGCTGGCCACCGAGAACCGCGGGTTCCTGATCCGCGCCTGCCGCTTCCTGGCCAGCCAGACCGGCATCACGCAGTACCTGGACTGCGGTTCCGGGCTGCCCACCGCGGAGAACACGCATCAGGTCGTGCAGCGCATCCAGCCGGACTCACGGGTCGTCTACGTGGACAACGACCCGGTGGTGCTGGCTCACGGCCGGGCCCTGCTCGAGGAGAACGACCAGACGCACTTCGTCTCGGCCGACATCTTCAGCCCGGAGGAGATCCTCGAGAACGAGACCGTGCGCAAGCACATCGACTTCAGCGAGCCGCTGGCCCTGCTCCAGCTAGGCACCCTGCACCACTACGACGGCAGCCCCACCCCCGCCGAGATCATGGCGACCTACATCGACGCACTGCCGTCCGGCTCGTACGTGGCGCTGAGCCACTTCATCGATCCGCAGAACGAGCACAGCACGGTGGCCCGCAAGATGGAGGAGATGTTCCTGCACAGCCCGATGGGCAGCGGGTACTTCCGAACCAAGGAAGAGATCGCCGCCATGTTCCCCGGGCTCGACCTGGTCGACCCCGGCCTGGCGCTGTGCGCCGACTGGTGGCCGGACGGTCCCCGGATCAAGCCGCTGAACCAGGTGCAGTTCTGCATCGCCGGCGCGGTCGGGCGCAAGCCGTAG
- a CDS encoding helix-turn-helix domain-containing protein, with product MTEVGSSGAEQGGAIVPSATDQQGTGPTARRMVLGSQLRRLREQAGITRAEAGYNIRGSESKISRLELGRVGFKERDVTDLLTMYGITDQVERSQFMDMVKQSNQPGWWHRYNDLTPRWFDDYIGLEEAAVRIQTYELQFVPGLLQTEAYARAISSHGRPDSADDNVERRVALRMRRQKLLARPNSPRLWAVIDESVLHRPIGGTRVLRAQIGHLLELTTMPHISLQIVPLRLSGYSAEGAFTLLRFKEDELPDIVYLEHLSGALYQEKPEEIEIYSRALDRLAVDAETPDRSRQMLAKVRADL from the coding sequence ATGACCGAGGTCGGTTCGTCCGGCGCCGAGCAGGGTGGCGCTATCGTCCCGTCGGCCACTGACCAGCAGGGTACCGGCCCGACCGCACGCAGAATGGTGCTCGGCAGCCAGTTGCGGCGCTTGCGCGAGCAGGCCGGAATCACGCGTGCGGAAGCCGGTTACAACATTCGTGGCTCGGAATCCAAGATCAGCAGGCTGGAACTGGGCCGTGTCGGTTTCAAGGAACGCGACGTCACCGACTTGTTGACCATGTACGGGATTACCGACCAGGTCGAGCGAAGCCAGTTCATGGACATGGTGAAGCAGTCCAACCAGCCCGGCTGGTGGCATCGCTACAACGACCTCACGCCGAGGTGGTTCGACGACTACATCGGCCTGGAGGAAGCGGCCGTCCGGATCCAGACCTACGAGCTGCAGTTCGTGCCCGGCCTGCTGCAGACCGAGGCGTACGCGCGGGCGATCTCCAGCCATGGCCGCCCGGATTCGGCCGATGACAACGTCGAACGTCGTGTCGCACTGCGGATGCGCAGGCAGAAGCTGCTGGCGAGGCCGAACTCGCCGCGGCTGTGGGCGGTCATCGACGAGTCCGTGCTGCACCGCCCGATCGGCGGAACCCGGGTCCTTCGCGCGCAGATCGGGCACCTGCTGGAGCTGACCACGATGCCGCACATCTCGCTGCAGATCGTGCCGCTGCGGTTGAGCGGCTACTCGGCCGAGGGCGCCTTCACGCTGCTTCGGTTCAAAGAGGACGAACTGCCGGACATCGTTTATCTCGAACATCTCAGCGGCGCTCTTTACCAGGAGAAGCCGGAGGAGATCGAGATCTACAGCCGCGCATTGGACCGGCTCGCGGTGGATGCCGAAACTCCGGACCGGAGCCGGCAGATGCTGGCCAAGGTGCGCGCTGATCTTTGA
- a CDS encoding DUF397 domain-containing protein, translated as MERFVNGVSAELLTDAAWRKSKYSGALGNCVEVAPLPGGDIAMRNSRFPDGPALIYTRAEIAAFLAGAKDGEFDDVLRVQH; from the coding sequence ATGGAACGCTTCGTGAACGGTGTGTCGGCCGAATTGCTGACCGACGCCGCGTGGCGCAAGAGCAAGTACAGCGGTGCCCTTGGCAACTGCGTGGAGGTCGCCCCGCTGCCCGGCGGCGACATCGCGATGCGCAACTCCCGCTTCCCGGACGGTCCGGCCCTCATCTACACGCGCGCCGAGATCGCCGCCTTCCTGGCCGGCGCCAAAGACGGAGAGTTCGACGATGTACTCCGAGTCCAGCACTGA
- the purF gene encoding amidophosphoribosyltransferase — MVSDHALVPDPVPADQPDPEPREECGVFGVWAPGEDVAKLSYYGLYALQHRGQEAAGISVSDGKQIVVFKDLGLVSQVFDEQVLSSLQGHIAVGHCRYSTTGATIWENAQPIFRTTPTGSGLSFAHNGNLVNTAELRDRTTAAGLKPHAGLTGSSSDSDLICGLLASTAADQGIESAALDLLPTLRGAFCLVFADESTLYAARDPHGVHPLVLGRLERGWVVASETAALDIVGASFVREVEPGELLAIDAEGLRSSRFANPEPKGCVFEYVYLARPDTSIAGRSVHATRVDIGRRLAEEHPADGDLVIPVPESGTPAAIGYAQGSGIPYGSGLVKNAYVGRTFIQPSQTIRQLGIRLKLNPLRDVIRGKRLVVVDDSIVRGNTQRALVRMLREAGALEVHVRIASPPVRWPCFYGIDFASRAELVANGVDADGIRRSIGADSLGYVSLDGLVAASEQPKSRLCTACFSGEYPIPLPEDALIGKHLLESMENAEGAAGSGSSLAVSPAGYGAEDAVRRP; from the coding sequence GTGGTTTCCGACCACGCACTCGTCCCGGACCCCGTCCCCGCTGATCAGCCCGATCCCGAACCACGTGAGGAATGTGGCGTCTTCGGTGTCTGGGCCCCTGGTGAGGACGTCGCCAAGCTGAGTTACTACGGGCTGTACGCGCTGCAGCACCGCGGCCAGGAGGCGGCCGGCATCTCGGTCTCCGACGGCAAGCAGATCGTGGTCTTCAAGGACCTCGGCCTGGTCAGCCAGGTGTTCGACGAGCAGGTGCTGTCCTCGCTGCAGGGGCACATCGCGGTCGGTCACTGCCGTTACTCCACCACCGGCGCGACCATCTGGGAGAACGCGCAGCCGATCTTCCGGACCACCCCCACCGGCAGCGGGCTTTCCTTCGCGCACAACGGAAATCTGGTCAACACCGCGGAGCTGCGGGACCGCACCACGGCCGCCGGGCTCAAGCCGCACGCCGGGCTCACCGGCTCCTCCAGCGACTCCGACCTGATCTGCGGGCTGCTCGCCTCCACCGCGGCCGACCAGGGCATCGAGTCCGCGGCACTGGACCTGCTGCCCACCCTGCGCGGCGCCTTCTGCCTGGTCTTCGCGGATGAGTCCACTCTGTACGCGGCCCGCGACCCGCACGGTGTGCACCCGCTGGTGCTTGGCAGGCTGGAGCGCGGCTGGGTGGTCGCCAGCGAGACCGCCGCGCTGGACATCGTGGGCGCGTCCTTCGTCCGCGAGGTCGAGCCCGGCGAGCTGCTGGCCATCGACGCCGAGGGCCTGCGGTCCTCCCGGTTCGCCAACCCGGAGCCGAAGGGCTGCGTGTTCGAGTACGTCTACCTGGCCCGCCCGGACACCTCGATCGCCGGCCGCAGCGTGCACGCGACCAGGGTGGACATCGGCAGGCGACTGGCCGAGGAGCACCCCGCCGACGGCGACCTGGTGATCCCGGTGCCGGAGTCCGGCACCCCGGCCGCGATCGGCTACGCGCAGGGCTCCGGTATTCCGTACGGCTCCGGCCTGGTGAAGAACGCCTACGTGGGCCGTACCTTCATCCAGCCTTCGCAGACCATCCGCCAGCTCGGCATCCGGCTCAAGCTCAACCCGCTGCGCGACGTGATCCGCGGCAAGCGCCTGGTCGTGGTGGACGACTCGATCGTGCGCGGCAACACCCAGCGCGCACTGGTGCGCATGCTGCGAGAGGCCGGCGCGCTCGAGGTGCACGTCCGGATCGCTTCGCCGCCGGTGCGCTGGCCGTGCTTCTACGGCATCGACTTCGCCTCCCGCGCCGAACTGGTCGCGAACGGGGTGGACGCGGACGGGATCCGGCGGTCCATCGGCGCCGACTCGCTGGGCTACGTGTCACTGGACGGTCTGGTGGCGGCGTCCGAGCAGCCGAAGTCACGGTTGTGCACCGCCTGCTTCAGCGGCGAGTACCCCATTCCGCTGCCGGAGGACGCGCTGATCGGCAAGCATCTGCTGGAGAGCATGGAGAACGCGGAAGGCGCGGCCGGGTCCGGCTCCTCTCTCGCCGTCTCCCCGGCCGGGTACGGTGCCGAAGACGCCGTCCGGCGTCCCTAG
- the purM gene encoding phosphoribosylformylglycinamidine cyclo-ligase has protein sequence MSESTYAAAGVSIEAGDQAVELLKPHAQRATRPEVLGGVGGFAGLFSLKLDRWKEPVLASSTDGVGTKIAVAQALDKHDTVGIDLVAMVVDDLVVTGAEPLFLQDYIAVGKVQPEKISALVGGIAEGCVQAGCALLGGETAEHPGMMGEHDYDMSATGVGVVEAADLLSPERVRPGDVVIAMGSSGLHSNGFSLARKVLLEIARMPLDGHVEEFGRTLGEELLEPTRIYAKDCLALAAEAEVRTFAHVTGGGLEANLARVMPRGLVAALERGTWTPAPVFATIAHRGKVDRGEMEKTFNMGVGMVTVVGPEDVDRALAVLTARHVPSWILGEVRPADDPDGPRAVLSGDHPRF, from the coding sequence GTGAGCGAGTCCACTTACGCCGCCGCCGGGGTCAGTATCGAAGCCGGTGACCAAGCAGTCGAGCTGCTCAAGCCGCACGCTCAGCGCGCCACCCGCCCGGAGGTGCTCGGCGGTGTCGGCGGGTTCGCCGGGCTCTTTTCGCTGAAGCTGGACCGCTGGAAGGAGCCGGTGCTCGCGTCCTCCACGGACGGCGTCGGCACCAAGATCGCCGTCGCGCAGGCGCTGGACAAGCACGACACGGTTGGCATCGACCTGGTCGCCATGGTGGTGGACGACCTGGTGGTCACCGGCGCCGAGCCGCTGTTCCTGCAGGACTACATCGCGGTCGGCAAGGTGCAGCCGGAGAAGATCTCCGCGCTGGTCGGCGGCATCGCGGAAGGCTGTGTGCAGGCCGGCTGCGCGCTGCTCGGCGGCGAAACGGCCGAGCACCCCGGCATGATGGGCGAGCACGACTACGACATGTCGGCGACCGGCGTCGGCGTGGTCGAAGCGGCCGACCTGCTGTCCCCCGAGCGCGTGCGCCCCGGTGACGTGGTGATCGCGATGGGGTCCTCCGGCCTGCACTCCAACGGCTTTTCGTTGGCGCGCAAGGTGTTGCTGGAGATCGCCAGGATGCCGCTGGACGGGCACGTCGAGGAGTTCGGCCGCACCCTCGGCGAGGAGTTGCTCGAGCCGACCCGGATCTACGCGAAGGACTGCCTCGCGCTGGCCGCCGAGGCCGAGGTGCGCACGTTCGCGCACGTCACCGGCGGCGGCCTGGAGGCGAACCTGGCCAGGGTCATGCCGCGCGGACTGGTCGCCGCGCTGGAGCGCGGGACCTGGACGCCGGCGCCGGTGTTCGCGACCATCGCGCACCGCGGCAAGGTGGATCGCGGCGAGATGGAGAAGACCTTCAACATGGGCGTCGGCATGGTCACCGTGGTCGGCCCGGAGGACGTGGACCGGGCGCTGGCGGTGCTCACCGCGCGGCACGTGCCGTCCTGGATCCTCGGCGAAGTGCGGCCGGCCGACGACCCGGACGGGCCGCGGGCGGTGCTCTCCGGTGACCACCCCCGGTTCTGA
- the arfB gene encoding alternative ribosome rescue aminoacyl-tRNA hydrolase ArfB, with product MTTPGSDLAVTRRLVIPAGELAERFSRSSGPGGQGVNTTDSRVELSFDLARSPSVPDDLRARLLERLAGRLVDGVLTIAASEHRAQLANREAARVRLVRVLREAAAPPPPKRRATKPTRGSKERRLAAKKRRGDVKRGRGGRFDD from the coding sequence GTGACCACCCCCGGTTCTGACCTGGCGGTCACCCGGCGGCTGGTGATCCCGGCCGGCGAGCTCGCCGAGCGGTTCTCCCGGTCGTCCGGCCCCGGCGGCCAAGGCGTGAACACCACCGACTCACGGGTGGAGCTTTCCTTCGACCTGGCGCGTTCGCCGTCCGTACCGGACGATTTGCGGGCCCGGCTGCTGGAGCGGCTGGCCGGGCGACTGGTGGACGGCGTGCTCACGATCGCGGCCAGCGAACACCGCGCCCAGCTGGCGAACCGCGAGGCGGCGCGCGTCCGGCTGGTGCGCGTGCTGCGCGAAGCGGCCGCGCCCCCGCCACCGAAACGCCGCGCCACCAAGCCGACCCGCGGCTCCAAGGAACGCCGCCTTGCCGCGAAGAAGCGCCGCGGTGACGTCAAACGCGGCCGCGGCGGCCGTTTCGACGACTGA
- a CDS encoding MerR family transcriptional regulator, giving the protein MLIGELARTAGTTVRALRYYEQNGLLPARRSANGYRDYPATAVTRVRNIRRLLGLGLTATEIRHFRPCLDDEYDETRSCPESVSLIARKLAATEARLAEMSTTRELLARELRRAAAH; this is encoded by the coding sequence ATGCTGATCGGAGAACTCGCCCGCACGGCCGGGACGACGGTACGGGCCCTTCGGTACTACGAGCAGAACGGCCTGCTGCCCGCGCGACGATCGGCCAACGGCTACCGCGACTACCCGGCGACCGCGGTGACCAGGGTGCGCAACATCCGACGGCTGCTCGGGCTGGGGCTGACCGCGACCGAGATCCGGCATTTCCGGCCCTGTCTCGACGACGAGTACGACGAGACCAGGAGCTGCCCGGAAAGCGTGTCCCTGATCGCCAGGAAGCTGGCCGCGACGGAGGCCAGACTGGCCGAGATGAGCACCACCCGCGAACTGCTCGCTCGCGAGCTGCGCCGGGCGGCGGCTCACTGA